Proteins from a genomic interval of Ptychodera flava strain L36383 chromosome 7, AS_Pfla_20210202, whole genome shotgun sequence:
- the LOC139137135 gene encoding organic cation transporter protein-like — translation MAYTSTDLLSGRDNGTLPFDTTIKGRTCMKWGYDRSHHQSTTVTEWNLVCDRKWLRELAQSAVYAGMTVGSGIYGTISDRYGRLPSIASALFIQSVFCFLSAVSPHLAMFIFCQFVVGCTYPGVLVASYTYVIEWTGPSKRAIIGNMLALTFPLGHMIFAIVAYFLRHWRLLQIAVGIPQAVLLAVFVFRLIPESPRWLLSLGHVNEADIIIREAVRTNQKTLPSSYFAYTRLSSHNSMKEKAEIPKKSSKSQSNHYNYTDLFKTPKLCQTTLIILYLCFSIVLPYFGLSVFSTSFAGNRYVNFFLSGLVEVLAILLSSYALHRWGRPRPIGVCSIVCGVFCFLSPFPKNGLQHLGTAFALIAKVGAAAAFWSSFVHVAELYPTVVGNSGFSLCVLVSRTSTILMPFMRLLSDVWQPLPTSSWDP, via the exons ATGGCATACACGAGTACTGATCTTTTATCGGGCCGAGACAACGGCACTTTGCCCTTTGATACGACTATAAAAGGCCGAACGTGCATGAAATGGGGTTACGACAGATCGCACCACCAATCCACCACAGTCACTGAG TGGAACCTGGTGTGTGACAGAAAATGGCTGAGGGAACTGGCCCAGTCTGCAGTCTATGCGGGAATGACAGTTGGATCCGGCATCTACGGAACAATTTCGGACAG GTATGGAAGATTGCCGTCGATTGCCTCGGCTTTGTTTATCCAAAGCGTATTTTGCTTCCTGTCTGCGGTATCACCACATCTCGCCATGTTTATTTTCTGTCAGTTCGTCGTTGGCTGCACATACCCAGGTGTTCTGGTAGCATCATATACATACG TTATCGAATGGACTGGACCTTCAAAGAGAGCCATCATAGGAAATATGTTAGCGCTGACATTTCCACTGGGTCACATGATCTTTGCTATCGTTGCATATTTCCTGAGGCACTGGAGGCTGCTACAAATTGCTGTTGGGATACCTCAAGCCGTCCTACTTGCTGTCTTCGTATTCAG ACTCATTCCAGAATCACCAAGATGGCTGCTTTCACTCGGGCACGTGAACGAGGCTGATATCATCATACGAGAAGCGGTGCGGACCAATCAAAAGACACTTCCAAGTTCCTATTTTGCGTATACAAGATTATCATCACAC AATTCGATGAAGGAAAAGGCAGAGATTCCGAAGAAAAGTTCGAAGTCACAAAGCAACCACTACAACTACACTGATCTGTTCAAAACGCCGAAACTTTGCCAAACAACCCTGATCATTCTGTATTTATG CTTTTCAATTGTGTTGCCCTATTTTGGATTATCGGTGTTTTCGACGTCATTTGCCGGCAACAGATATGTCAATTTCTTCCTGTCTGGATTGGTTGAAGTGCTCGCTATACTGCTTTCGTCTTACGCACTCCACCGCTGGGGGCGCCCTAGGCCGATCGGAGTGTGTAGTATCGTCTGCGGCGTCTTTTGTTTCCTCAGTCCATTTCCAAAGAACG GTTTACAACACTTAGGCACTGCATTCGCACTGATAGCTAAAGTCGGGGCTGCGGCGGCCTTCTGGTCCAGCTTTGTTCACGTGGCCGAGCTCTACCCAACTGTCGTCGG